The Peribacillus sp. FSL P2-0133 genome has a segment encoding these proteins:
- the glcD gene encoding glycolate oxidase subunit GlcD, translating to MLTKQVKQLLLTIVGQENFDDSKVECLVYSYDATPGFQAMPDAVIKPGCTAEIAAIVKVCNEYHVPIVPRGSGTNLSGGTCPTEGGLVLLFNRMNSLLEIDEENLTATVQPGLITLDLISAVEEKGLFYPPDPSSMKISTIGGNINENSGGLRGLKYGVTRDYVIGLEVVLPNGDIIRTGGKLAKDVAGYDLTKLFVGSEGTLGIVTEAILKLIPMPETTKTMLALYQDLDAAAQSVAKIISNKIIPVTLEFLDRPTLIVVEDFAKIGLPTNVEAVLLIEQDGPPEVVERDMKRMADICLQEKAVSVEIAETESDAAALKTARRTALSALARLKPTTILEDATVPRSEIAKMVKAINEIAVKHNVDICTFGHAGDGNLHPTCITDARDHEEMERVELAFADIFAAAIDLGGTITGEHGVGAMKAPYLEWKLKKEGIDAMRAIKQAFDPNNIMNPGKVFAKETRKRVVVSS from the coding sequence ATGTTAACAAAACAGGTTAAGCAGCTACTTCTTACCATCGTCGGTCAGGAGAATTTCGATGACTCGAAAGTGGAATGTCTAGTCTATTCATATGATGCAACGCCAGGGTTTCAAGCGATGCCTGATGCTGTCATTAAACCGGGCTGCACAGCTGAAATCGCAGCCATCGTCAAAGTTTGCAATGAATACCATGTTCCGATCGTTCCACGCGGGTCTGGGACGAATTTAAGCGGAGGCACTTGCCCGACAGAGGGGGGGCTTGTGCTTTTATTCAATCGAATGAATTCATTACTTGAAATAGATGAGGAGAACTTAACGGCGACCGTACAGCCTGGGCTTATCACATTGGACTTGATTTCAGCAGTTGAAGAAAAGGGATTGTTTTATCCGCCGGATCCCAGTTCGATGAAAATCTCCACTATTGGCGGAAACATTAATGAGAACTCTGGTGGACTGCGAGGATTAAAGTACGGAGTCACCCGTGATTATGTCATCGGGCTAGAAGTGGTCCTTCCGAATGGGGACATCATTCGAACAGGGGGCAAGCTTGCCAAAGATGTAGCCGGATATGATTTAACGAAACTTTTTGTCGGGTCAGAAGGGACCTTGGGCATCGTAACGGAAGCGATCTTAAAGCTGATCCCAATGCCGGAAACGACAAAGACGATGCTTGCCTTATATCAAGATCTGGATGCTGCAGCCCAGTCAGTGGCCAAGATCATTTCAAATAAAATCATTCCAGTTACATTGGAATTTCTGGATCGGCCGACGTTGATCGTGGTTGAGGACTTCGCGAAAATCGGTTTGCCCACCAATGTGGAAGCCGTCCTGCTGATTGAACAAGATGGTCCGCCTGAAGTGGTGGAACGTGATATGAAAAGGATGGCCGATATTTGTCTACAGGAAAAGGCGGTTTCAGTGGAAATTGCCGAAACGGAATCTGACGCTGCCGCCTTGAAAACCGCAAGACGGACAGCCCTCTCTGCACTGGCACGCCTCAAGCCGACGACCATTTTGGAGGATGCCACCGTTCCACGGTCGGAAATTGCCAAGATGGTTAAGGCGATTAATGAGATTGCTGTCAAGCATAACGTGGACATTTGCACTTTCGGCCATGCTGGGGATGGGAACCTGCATCCAACGTGCATTACCGACGCTCGTGATCATGAGGAAATGGAGAGAGTGGAGCTCGCTTTTGCCGACATTTTTGCCGCGGCTATCGACCTTGGCGGGACGATTACCGGTGAACATGGTGTAGGGGCGATGAAGGCCCCTTATCTTGAATGGAAGCTGAAGAAAGAAGGGATTGATGCCATGAGAGCGATTAAACAAGCTTTCGATCCCAATAACATCATGAATCCCGGCAAAGTATTTGCCAAGGAAACCAGGAAAAGGGTGGTGGTTTCTTCATGA
- a CDS encoding (Fe-S)-binding protein produces the protein MKVTLFATCLVDLFQSNVGKATVELLERLGCEIDFPESQICCGQPAYNSGYTKESKEAMKKMIKTFADAEYIVTPSGSCAAMFKEYPVLFKGDAEWEKRAESLAAKTYELTQFIVDVLKVTDVGATLKGKATYHTSCHMTRLLKVKEAPAILLSHVRGLEMTPLPDAQNCCGFGGTFSVKMGDISGQMVEEKVCNIEATGADFLIGGDAGCLMNIGGRIQRKGQPVRVLHIAEVLNSI, from the coding sequence TTGAAAGTTACTCTCTTTGCAACATGTTTAGTGGATTTGTTTCAATCCAATGTCGGCAAAGCGACAGTGGAGCTACTCGAGAGATTAGGCTGTGAGATCGATTTCCCGGAGTCCCAGATATGCTGCGGACAGCCCGCATATAATAGCGGGTATACGAAGGAATCGAAGGAAGCTATGAAAAAGATGATTAAAACGTTCGCGGATGCTGAATACATCGTAACCCCTTCCGGTTCCTGCGCAGCGATGTTCAAAGAATATCCGGTCCTTTTCAAAGGCGATGCCGAATGGGAAAAGAGGGCGGAATCATTAGCGGCTAAAACATATGAATTGACCCAATTCATCGTGGATGTCTTAAAAGTGACCGATGTCGGGGCGACCCTTAAGGGAAAGGCAACTTATCATACTTCATGCCATATGACACGGCTGCTTAAGGTGAAGGAAGCACCTGCCATTTTGTTAAGCCATGTCAGGGGGCTGGAAATGACACCACTTCCAGATGCCCAAAACTGCTGCGGGTTCGGGGGGACCTTTTCGGTTAAGATGGGGGACATTTCCGGGCAAATGGTCGAGGAGAAGGTCTGCAATATTGAAGCCACCGGCGCTGATTTTTTAATAGGCGGGGATGCAGGATGTTTGATGAATATCGGCGGACGGATCCAAAGGAAGGGGCAACCGGTGAGAGTGCTTCATATCGCGGAAGTCCTGAATAGTATTTAA
- a CDS encoding lactate permease LctP family transporter: MTWTQNFTPITDNLVLSSLAALIPIFYFFWALTIKRMKGYIAGITTLLVALAVAVLIYGMPTGKAVMSASQGAVYGLLPIGWIIITSVFLYKMTVKSGQFNIIRSSVLSLTEDRRLQALLVAFSFGAFLEGAAGFGAPVAISAALLVGLGFNPLYAAGICLIANTAPVAFGAVGIPIIAMEGPTGIAAMEISKMVGRQLPFLSAFIPLYLILIMTGWKRSLEVLPAILVSGFSFAITQYLSSNFLGPELPDILSALVSLFALAIFLKFWKPKTIFRFASEETAAAVEPLYTAEAETKYTKWQIFHAWSPFLLLTLFITIWGMNPIKPALSGHYEGNNALLGGINEIGKLLTFQIEVPGLHNAIIGSDGLPIAAFYKIELLGAAGTAILLAAIVTKFIAHMSAKDVYSTFVEAMKELAKPILMISAVVAFAYVTNSSGMSTTLGMTLAKSGDLFPFFAPVLGWLGVFITGSDTSANLLFGSLQKVTALKVGMEPVLALGANSSGGVTGKMISPQSIAIACAAVGLAGRESELLRFTLKHSLFLLLLVCVITFLQNGVLSWMIP; the protein is encoded by the coding sequence ATGACATGGACACAAAACTTTACGCCGATCACCGATAATTTAGTTTTATCATCTCTTGCCGCACTCATTCCAATTTTTTACTTTTTTTGGGCACTTACCATCAAACGGATGAAAGGTTACATTGCAGGTATAACCACGTTGCTTGTAGCTCTTGCAGTGGCTGTATTGATATATGGAATGCCTACAGGAAAAGCAGTGATGTCCGCTTCACAAGGAGCCGTATATGGGCTGCTCCCAATCGGATGGATAATCATCACTTCCGTATTTTTGTACAAAATGACTGTTAAAAGCGGACAATTCAATATCATTCGTTCTTCGGTGCTTTCGCTTACGGAAGACCGCCGCCTCCAGGCATTATTGGTGGCATTTTCTTTCGGGGCCTTTTTAGAAGGTGCCGCGGGATTTGGGGCACCAGTTGCCATTTCAGCCGCGCTTTTGGTCGGTCTTGGATTTAACCCGCTATATGCAGCCGGGATTTGTTTGATCGCGAATACCGCTCCGGTAGCATTCGGGGCGGTTGGAATACCGATCATCGCCATGGAAGGCCCGACTGGCATAGCCGCCATGGAGATTTCAAAAATGGTCGGCCGCCAATTGCCATTCCTTTCGGCTTTCATTCCGCTATATCTCATATTAATAATGACTGGGTGGAAAAGGTCACTTGAAGTCTTGCCGGCAATATTGGTTTCCGGATTTTCCTTTGCCATCACACAGTACTTAAGTTCAAATTTTCTTGGGCCAGAATTACCGGACATCCTTTCCGCGTTAGTGTCACTATTTGCATTGGCAATTTTCCTTAAATTCTGGAAACCTAAAACGATCTTTCGCTTTGCATCCGAGGAAACGGCAGCAGCCGTCGAACCTTTATATACGGCAGAAGCGGAGACAAAATACACGAAATGGCAAATATTCCATGCTTGGTCACCATTCCTTCTGTTAACGCTTTTCATAACAATATGGGGGATGAACCCAATAAAGCCGGCACTCTCAGGGCATTATGAAGGCAACAATGCGTTGCTTGGCGGAATCAATGAAATCGGGAAACTATTAACCTTCCAAATCGAAGTCCCAGGTCTGCATAATGCGATAATCGGAAGCGATGGATTGCCGATTGCGGCTTTCTATAAAATAGAACTGCTCGGAGCGGCCGGGACTGCGATTTTACTGGCTGCCATCGTAACGAAGTTCATCGCACACATGTCTGCAAAAGACGTTTATAGCACCTTTGTTGAAGCGATGAAAGAGTTGGCAAAACCAATCTTGATGATTTCTGCCGTGGTGGCTTTTGCCTATGTAACGAATTCTTCAGGTATGTCGACAACATTAGGGATGACCCTTGCAAAATCGGGTGATTTATTTCCGTTCTTCGCACCGGTTCTCGGCTGGCTGGGTGTGTTCATTACCGGCTCGGATACATCAGCCAACCTCTTATTTGGCAGTCTGCAAAAAGTGACCGCACTTAAAGTGGGGATGGAGCCGGTCTTGGCACTTGGGGCGAATTCTTCCGGAGGGGTCACCGGAAAGATGATTTCCCCCCAATCGATAGCGATTGCATGTGCTGCCGTTGGATTGGCGGGCAGGGAATCGGAATTATTGAGATTCACGCTCAAACATAGTTTATTTTTATTGCTGCTTGTTTGTGTGATTACCTTCTTGCAAAATGGCGTCCTTTCCTGGATGATTCCATAA
- a CDS encoding LutB/LldF family L-lactate oxidation iron-sulfur protein — translation MAMKTSSAKFKDRVDEGIHNDFMRLAVSSAQERLHGRRLTAVDELGSWEDWRSLGEEIRQHVLSNLDFYLHQLAENVSKRGGHVFFAETAEEASGYIKDVIVKKNAKKVVKSKSMVTEEINLNATLEAVGLDVVETDLGEYILQVDDHDPPSHIVAPALHKNKEQIRDVFKEKLAYTQTEKPEELTAHVRGILRKDFLSADVGITGCNFAIAETGSIGLVTNEGNADLVTALPKTQITVMGMERLVPTFDEFEVLVSLLTRSAVGQRLTSYITALTGPRDEGDVDGPEEFHLVIVDNGRSSILGTEFQSVLQCIRCAACINVCPVYRQVGGHSYGSIYPGPIGAVLSPLLGGYDDFKELPYASTLCAACTDACPVKIPLHDLLRKHREVIVEKEKMAPFSEKMAMKAFGIGAASPMLYKFGSKMAPSAMSPFKTGDIISKGPGPLKTWTESREFPAPGKESFRDWFKNREKGGKPS, via the coding sequence ATGGCTATGAAAACCAGCTCTGCCAAGTTTAAAGACCGGGTGGATGAAGGAATACATAATGATTTTATGCGATTGGCCGTATCGAGTGCCCAAGAACGATTACACGGAAGGCGTCTGACTGCCGTTGATGAATTGGGAAGCTGGGAGGATTGGCGGTCCCTTGGGGAAGAAATCCGGCAGCATGTGCTTAGTAACCTTGATTTCTATTTGCACCAGCTTGCAGAAAACGTTTCGAAAAGGGGCGGTCATGTCTTCTTCGCTGAAACCGCTGAAGAAGCAAGCGGCTACATTAAGGATGTCATTGTAAAAAAGAATGCCAAAAAGGTCGTGAAATCCAAATCGATGGTCACGGAAGAGATCAATTTGAATGCGACTCTTGAAGCAGTTGGCCTCGATGTCGTTGAAACGGACCTTGGTGAATATATTCTACAAGTGGATGATCATGATCCCCCTTCCCATATCGTCGCACCTGCTCTCCATAAAAATAAGGAGCAGATTAGGGATGTTTTTAAAGAAAAGCTTGCATATACGCAAACCGAAAAACCGGAAGAGCTTACCGCCCATGTGCGGGGCATTCTGCGGAAAGATTTCTTAAGCGCCGATGTGGGCATTACTGGCTGTAATTTCGCTATTGCGGAAACGGGCTCGATCGGTTTGGTGACGAATGAAGGAAATGCCGATTTGGTCACTGCCCTCCCAAAAACGCAAATCACCGTGATGGGAATGGAACGGCTTGTACCTACATTCGATGAATTCGAAGTCCTTGTCAGCTTATTGACAAGAAGCGCTGTCGGCCAAAGGTTGACCAGTTACATCACCGCACTTACGGGACCGCGTGATGAAGGAGATGTAGACGGCCCCGAGGAATTTCACCTTGTGATCGTAGATAATGGACGCTCCTCCATTTTAGGAACTGAGTTTCAATCCGTTCTTCAATGCATTCGATGTGCTGCCTGTATAAATGTTTGCCCGGTTTATCGCCAGGTTGGCGGTCATTCATATGGTTCAATATATCCAGGACCAATCGGTGCTGTGCTTTCCCCCTTACTCGGGGGGTATGATGATTTCAAGGAGCTGCCATATGCCTCCACTCTTTGTGCAGCCTGTACAGATGCCTGTCCGGTTAAGATTCCTCTCCATGACTTACTGAGGAAGCATCGTGAAGTCATCGTTGAAAAGGAAAAAATGGCGCCATTCTCAGAAAAGATGGCCATGAAAGCCTTCGGAATCGGTGCGGCCTCGCCTATGCTTTATAAGTTCGGCTCCAAAATGGCCCCATCCGCGATGTCTCCTTTTAAAACGGGGGATATCATCTCGAAAGGACCGGGACCACTCAAAACTTGGACAGAAAGCCGCGAGTTCCCTGCTCCAGGGAAAGAGAGCTTTCGAGATTGGTTCAAAAATCGGGAAAAAGGAGGGAAACCATCATGA
- a CDS encoding (Fe-S)-binding protein, translated as MTTVQERETIAMQFAEKMNEDELLNCMRCGFCLPHCPTYMESGLKESHSPRGRIALMKAVADGVIEPDEDVERSLSLCLGCRACEPVCPSGVKYGHLLEEARDIIHQNKKHSYPVKTIRKAVFSGLFPHQERMQAMTSLLGFYQRSGLQYMARKTGVLNMLPNNLATMEKVLPKVPKKSEMKNRPTGLPAIGTPLKKVAFFSGCLMDTMFLETNKATLKLLQLAGCEIVIPKSQACCGALHGHSGEKAGAKQLAKRNIEAFEAEEVDYIITNAGGCGAFLIDYDHLLQAEPEWHDRAVAFKNKLKDISEILVDLRFQEKVRLKLPAQSVTFQDSCHLRNVMNTSLAPRILLQSIEGIDFREMKDADRCCGSAGIYNIVESEMSMNILDSKMEHTKSTQADIVVTANPGCLLQMQLGIERENLGECTKAVHIADLLIKAVAL; from the coding sequence ATGACGACAGTTCAGGAAAGGGAAACCATCGCCATGCAATTCGCTGAAAAAATGAATGAAGATGAATTGTTGAATTGTATGCGCTGCGGCTTTTGCTTACCCCACTGCCCGACATATATGGAATCGGGGCTGAAGGAATCCCATTCGCCAAGGGGCCGGATTGCACTTATGAAAGCGGTGGCGGATGGTGTGATTGAGCCCGATGAGGATGTAGAACGTTCATTGAGTCTTTGCCTCGGCTGCAGGGCTTGTGAACCTGTGTGTCCTTCAGGTGTGAAATATGGACATCTTCTTGAAGAAGCAAGGGATATCATCCATCAGAATAAAAAGCATAGTTACCCTGTAAAAACGATCCGCAAGGCCGTTTTTAGTGGGTTATTCCCGCACCAGGAGCGAATGCAGGCCATGACGAGCTTGCTTGGCTTCTATCAGAGATCAGGTCTGCAATACATGGCCCGAAAAACGGGAGTCCTCAACATGCTTCCGAATAATTTGGCAACCATGGAAAAGGTGCTGCCGAAAGTCCCGAAAAAATCAGAAATGAAAAATAGGCCAACCGGGCTGCCTGCAATCGGAACCCCGCTCAAAAAGGTGGCTTTCTTTTCCGGCTGCTTGATGGATACCATGTTTTTGGAAACGAACAAGGCCACACTAAAACTTCTTCAGCTGGCAGGATGTGAAATCGTGATTCCGAAATCCCAGGCATGTTGCGGGGCGCTGCATGGGCACAGTGGTGAAAAAGCAGGTGCAAAGCAACTGGCCAAGCGTAATATAGAAGCTTTTGAAGCGGAGGAAGTTGATTATATCATTACGAATGCCGGCGGCTGTGGAGCTTTTCTCATAGATTATGACCATTTGCTCCAAGCTGAACCGGAATGGCATGACCGTGCAGTTGCATTTAAAAATAAGTTGAAAGATATCAGCGAGATACTTGTTGATTTGCGTTTCCAGGAAAAGGTTCGCTTAAAACTGCCGGCTCAATCGGTAACTTTTCAGGATTCCTGTCATTTACGGAATGTGATGAACACCTCCTTGGCTCCGCGAATTCTCCTTCAATCGATAGAAGGAATCGACTTCAGGGAAATGAAGGATGCGGATCGGTGCTGTGGCTCCGCAGGGATTTATAATATTGTTGAATCAGAGATGTCCATGAATATCCTCGACTCCAAAATGGAACACACGAAATCGACTCAGGCCGATATTGTTGTCACGGCAAACCCTGGCTGTCTATTGCAAATGCAATTGGGGATCGAGAGGGAAAACTTGGGAGAATGTACGAAAGCGGTGCATATAGCGGACCTGCTAATAAAGGCTGTGGCATTATAA
- a CDS encoding sugar diacid recognition domain-containing protein: MQLTAVAGKLVHEVRKLIDEEIIIIDHAGTIIASTDNSRIGAYHEGAIHAFNNREKLIINKQDERSWKGVKAGINLPIFFNQEAVCVIGITGDPKHVSPYAELLKKMTEMFIQESYHIEQAESQSRLMEFFVFEWHQLETFNELFLQKAKLLGVDVHADRIITLGEFKTEEIIEPHVWRTLQIYIRQQHPNDIAVRWGRNQFVILSIADFIGTKIQQLKKLSKLQKKLEESSGYKVCAGVSSRASGSAFRSAFFKAERSLKIALPSSGIILDEDLKLEVLLDEVTAETRQEYLSRTIQELLPNEELLKTLSMYFACDLSLKETARALHIHINTLHYRLKRIEDLTRLNPRKLDDLVTMYLALSILDKHTN, encoded by the coding sequence ATGCAATTGACAGCTGTGGCAGGAAAATTGGTTCATGAGGTTCGGAAACTGATTGATGAGGAAATCATCATTATTGATCATGCTGGCACGATTATCGCCAGCACCGATAACAGCCGTATTGGAGCTTATCATGAAGGAGCTATCCACGCTTTCAACAATCGTGAGAAATTGATCATCAATAAACAGGATGAACGAAGTTGGAAAGGAGTGAAGGCAGGTATAAATCTACCTATTTTCTTCAACCAGGAAGCAGTTTGTGTCATTGGAATTACAGGCGACCCCAAACATGTTTCCCCCTATGCGGAACTTTTAAAAAAGATGACGGAGATGTTCATTCAGGAAAGCTATCATATCGAACAAGCAGAATCCCAATCACGTCTGATGGAATTCTTTGTATTTGAATGGCATCAGCTGGAGACGTTCAATGAGCTTTTCCTTCAGAAGGCCAAGTTGCTTGGGGTCGATGTTCATGCAGACCGGATCATCACCCTTGGTGAATTTAAGACTGAGGAAATCATTGAACCTCATGTGTGGAGAACGCTTCAGATATACATAAGACAGCAGCATCCCAATGACATCGCAGTCCGATGGGGGAGGAACCAATTCGTCATTCTTTCTATAGCCGATTTCATCGGTACAAAAATCCAGCAATTAAAGAAATTAAGTAAACTCCAAAAAAAGCTGGAAGAGAGTTCGGGTTATAAAGTGTGTGCAGGAGTTAGTTCGCGTGCATCGGGATCCGCTTTCAGGTCAGCGTTTTTTAAAGCGGAACGTTCTTTGAAAATCGCGCTTCCTTCATCGGGGATCATATTAGACGAGGACTTGAAGCTTGAGGTCCTGCTTGATGAAGTTACAGCTGAAACAAGACAGGAATATTTATCCCGGACGATTCAGGAGTTGCTTCCTAATGAGGAGCTGCTTAAAACCCTTTCCATGTATTTTGCATGTGATCTATCCTTAAAGGAGACCGCTAGAGCCCTGCATATCCATATCAATACCCTCCATTACAGGCTCAAGCGCATAGAAGATTTGACCCGCCTGAATCCCAGGAAGCTAGACGATTTAGTCACTATGTATCTAGCATTAAGTATATTGGATAAACATACAAATTAA
- a CDS encoding FadR/GntR family transcriptional regulator — MVYKKIKPKKIYEEVSDELYEMIRSGSLKPGEQLDSIQQLAENFQVGRPAIREALSALSSMGLIEIKQGEGTFVKTFDPTIMNHPLSAALLMDQANIKHLLEVRKILESGTAEVAAKMRTEENLIELKESLFNMEKVSDDEELSDKADIAFHVAVANASQNELLITLMNHVSELMTEKMGDIRRIALYSEEMTLKQLYQQHVRIHDAIVAKDEDGARSAMLFHLQSVEESLDRVIQKNQQN; from the coding sequence TTGGTATATAAAAAAATAAAGCCGAAAAAAATTTATGAAGAAGTCAGCGATGAACTTTATGAAATGATTCGGTCAGGCAGCCTGAAACCAGGTGAACAATTGGATTCCATTCAGCAGCTTGCGGAAAATTTCCAAGTCGGGCGCCCGGCCATCCGCGAAGCATTAAGTGCATTGAGTTCAATGGGTCTTATTGAAATAAAACAAGGTGAAGGAACATTCGTCAAAACCTTCGACCCCACCATCATGAACCATCCCTTGTCTGCCGCCCTTTTGATGGATCAAGCCAATATCAAGCATTTACTGGAAGTCCGGAAAATACTTGAGTCCGGTACGGCAGAAGTGGCAGCGAAGATGAGAACGGAAGAAAACCTTATCGAACTCAAGGAAAGTCTTTTTAATATGGAAAAGGTATCCGACGATGAAGAACTCAGTGATAAAGCAGATATCGCCTTCCATGTTGCAGTGGCAAATGCATCACAAAATGAACTGCTGATTACATTGATGAACCACGTTTCAGAATTAATGACGGAAAAGATGGGTGATATCCGCCGGATAGCGCTTTATTCCGAAGAAATGACACTTAAGCAGCTTTACCAGCAGCATGTCCGGATTCATGATGCAATCGTGGCAAAGGATGAAGATGGAGCGCGCAGTGCCATGCTGTTTCACCTTCAAAGTGTCGAGGAATCACTGGACCGGGTCATCCAAAAAAATCAGCAAAATTAG